In a single window of the uncultured Pseudodesulfovibrio sp. genome:
- a CDS encoding RNA polymerase sigma factor — MDDAEVIERILDGDRDAFALLLKRHESHVSRLVAAHVPADQVAEVAHEAFIRAYKGLSGYRPIKPFRNWLTTVTLRCCKDYWRRSYRNKEAPVCELSEDGQRWLDTAMAAASTEEFETLAQRRELGEILDAVLDMLSPLDRMVMTLSYLEERPTKETAEMLGISVPNVKVRAFRAKRKLIGFLKRYGIQGEEHEA; from the coding sequence ATGGACGACGCAGAGGTCATCGAGCGTATTCTTGATGGCGACCGGGACGCTTTCGCGCTCCTGCTCAAGCGGCACGAGAGTCATGTCTCCCGGCTGGTGGCTGCGCATGTGCCTGCCGACCAGGTTGCCGAAGTCGCGCATGAGGCGTTCATCAGAGCGTACAAGGGGTTGTCGGGATACCGCCCGATCAAGCCTTTCCGCAACTGGTTGACCACCGTCACCCTGCGCTGCTGCAAGGACTACTGGCGCAGGTCGTACCGGAACAAGGAAGCTCCGGTATGTGAATTGAGCGAGGACGGCCAGCGTTGGTTGGACACGGCCATGGCGGCGGCCTCGACAGAGGAATTCGAAACCCTGGCTCAACGCCGCGAGCTGGGTGAGATATTGGATGCGGTACTGGACATGCTTTCGCCTCTTGACCGAATGGTCATGACCTTAAGCTATCTGGAGGAACGGCCGACCAAAGAGACGGCCGAGATGCTCGGCATCAGCGTGCCCAACGTCAAGGTGCGGGCCTTCCGGGCCAAACGTAAACTCATAGGTTTTCTCAAACGCTACGGCATCCAAGGAGAGGAGCATGAAGCGTAG
- a CDS encoding putative quinol monooxygenase: MAKTYVTAVIMAKDGCEAAMEKELRKVIPTVRDEDGCLRYDLHRSGYGNTFLFYEIWESPAHLEAHGRSPHMAAMHEATVDLQACPTEVNLWEEIDAGGR, from the coding sequence ATGGCAAAGACCTATGTAACGGCCGTGATCATGGCCAAGGACGGCTGCGAGGCGGCCATGGAAAAAGAGCTGCGCAAGGTGATACCGACGGTCCGTGACGAGGACGGCTGTCTGCGTTACGACCTGCACCGCTCCGGCTACGGCAATACCTTTCTGTTTTATGAAATATGGGAGAGCCCGGCCCACCTCGAAGCGCACGGCCGTTCACCCCACATGGCCGCCATGCACGAAGCCACAGTCGATCTCCAGGCCTGCCCCACCGAAGTCAACCTCTGGGAGGAGATCGACGCTGGCGGTCGGTAA
- a CDS encoding ABC transporter substrate-binding protein, with protein sequence MEKSCMNLKELEYEMRTLKFAGWLMALTVVFGLASGVARAEEKTLTMYVAYGGPEVIAQKFEAATGIKVEYLTMSSGEVLTRLRAEKSNPGADVWFGGGSDAFIQAKKEGLTAPFKAPNASRVDKAFKDPDGYWTGVSLVVVGFLANTDRLTGKGLAVPMTWEALASPDYRDEVSASNLNTSGTAYTTVSGVLQIKGEKAGWPFLEKLYANIPFLTKSGSAPGKMALSGEFSVGIAPDPHILANKNPDAPLAVVYPSDGVLAWPSPVSIIANAKHPENARKFVDWCLSPEGQKVLMQASPRVPTTDVEPLPGVPKLSDLKLVAYDILRWGNERERVVAEFNKLFPKYQ encoded by the coding sequence GTGGAAAAGTCCTGCATGAACCTCAAGGAGTTGGAGTACGAGATGCGCACACTGAAATTCGCGGGCTGGCTTATGGCCCTCACGGTGGTGTTCGGCTTGGCGTCGGGCGTTGCCCGGGCAGAGGAAAAGACGCTGACCATGTATGTGGCCTACGGCGGACCCGAGGTCATCGCCCAGAAGTTCGAGGCCGCCACCGGTATCAAGGTGGAGTATCTGACCATGTCGTCGGGCGAGGTGCTCACCCGGCTCCGTGCCGAAAAGTCCAACCCCGGCGCGGACGTCTGGTTCGGCGGCGGATCCGACGCCTTTATCCAGGCCAAGAAGGAAGGACTGACCGCACCGTTCAAGGCTCCCAACGCCAGCCGCGTGGACAAGGCCTTCAAGGACCCGGACGGCTACTGGACCGGCGTTTCCCTGGTGGTGGTCGGGTTCCTGGCCAACACCGACCGGCTGACCGGCAAGGGGCTGGCCGTCCCCATGACCTGGGAGGCTCTTGCCTCGCCGGATTACCGTGATGAGGTCTCGGCCTCCAACCTGAATACCTCGGGCACTGCTTACACCACGGTTTCCGGTGTGCTCCAGATCAAGGGAGAGAAGGCGGGCTGGCCTTTTCTGGAAAAGCTCTACGCCAACATTCCCTTTCTGACCAAGAGCGGTTCGGCTCCGGGCAAGATGGCATTGTCCGGCGAATTCTCCGTGGGTATCGCCCCGGACCCGCATATCCTGGCCAACAAGAATCCGGACGCGCCGCTGGCCGTGGTCTACCCGTCCGACGGCGTGCTGGCCTGGCCTTCGCCGGTGTCGATCATCGCGAACGCCAAGCACCCGGAGAACGCCAGGAAGTTCGTGGACTGGTGCCTCAGCCCCGAGGGCCAGAAGGTCCTCATGCAGGCCTCGCCCCGCGTGCCGACCACGGACGTCGAGCCCCTGCCCGGCGTGCCCAAGCTGTCCGACCTCAAGCTGGTGGCTTACGACATCCTGCGCTGGGGCAACGAGCGCGAACGGGTGGTCGCAGAGTTCAACAAGCTGTTCCCCAAGTATCAATAA
- a CDS encoding recombinase family protein has translation MNGNFISYLRVSTQKQGRSGLGIEAQREAVTNYLNGGNWELLGEFVEVESGKKADRKELAKALERCKLTGATLVIAKLDRLSRDAHFLLGLEKSCVNFVCADMPDANNFTVGIMALVAQQEREMISKRTREALAAAKARGVKLGCPNGAAHLRQYGNELGVKAIKSNADARAESLRATVEDIQRNGVVSFAGIAKELNAQKIKTARGGKWHPSSVKRLIARFGQEAT, from the coding sequence ATGAACGGCAATTTCATCTCCTACCTCCGAGTCAGCACACAGAAGCAAGGCCGTTCTGGTCTCGGCATTGAAGCTCAACGCGAAGCCGTGACCAACTATCTCAACGGAGGCAACTGGGAGCTTCTTGGAGAGTTCGTGGAAGTCGAATCCGGCAAGAAGGCTGACCGCAAGGAGCTTGCCAAGGCTCTTGAGCGTTGCAAGCTCACGGGGGCCACTCTCGTTATCGCTAAGCTCGACCGGCTTTCCCGTGACGCACACTTTCTGCTCGGCCTTGAAAAGAGCTGTGTGAACTTTGTCTGCGCCGACATGCCGGATGCGAACAACTTCACCGTAGGCATCATGGCACTCGTCGCCCAGCAAGAGCGAGAGATGATTTCCAAACGGACTAGGGAGGCTCTGGCAGCGGCGAAAGCACGAGGCGTCAAGCTGGGCTGTCCTAACGGGGCTGCTCACCTTCGTCAGTATGGCAATGAGCTTGGGGTTAAGGCGATCAAGAGCAATGCCGACGCACGAGCCGAGTCATTGAGAGCGACCGTGGAAGATATCCAGCGAAATGGCGTTGTGTCCTTCGCCGGGATCGCGAAGGAACTGAACGCTCAGAAGATCAAGACCGCCCGTGGCGGGAAGTGGCATCCATCGAGTGTAAAGAGATTAATCGCTCGGTTTGGACAGGAAGCAACCTAG
- a CDS encoding DUF4365 domain-containing protein, producing the protein MYETHQKEQFSLAYISAVAAKTGCNITRWAVDDDSVDCSLKYKMPGYPQVDMQVKCTQNLTDSDDCFKFVLTSIKNYNDLRDDNLCVSKILVVVGVPDNLDDWLEQDQEGLLLRRCAYWVNLKGEPATTNKTAITIDIPKENMFSPDALMSIMTTIAAERAA; encoded by the coding sequence ATGTACGAGACACATCAAAAAGAACAATTCAGCCTGGCATATATTTCTGCTGTGGCTGCCAAGACGGGTTGCAACATCACCCGCTGGGCCGTGGACGATGATAGCGTGGATTGCTCGTTGAAATATAAAATGCCCGGATATCCTCAAGTCGATATGCAGGTGAAGTGTACCCAGAACTTGACGGACAGTGATGATTGCTTCAAGTTCGTTCTTACTAGTATCAAGAATTACAACGACTTGCGTGACGACAACTTGTGCGTCTCCAAAATTCTTGTTGTCGTAGGGGTGCCAGATAACCTAGATGACTGGCTTGAACAGGACCAAGAAGGCCTTCTTTTGCGCCGATGTGCGTATTGGGTGAATTTGAAAGGGGAGCCTGCGACAACAAACAAAACCGCTATCACGATCGATATCCCGAAAGAAAATATGTTCTCGCCCGATGCCTTGATGTCCATAATGACGACTATTGCAGCAGAGAGGGCGGCATGA
- a CDS encoding site-specific integrase, which translates to MSHLIQHGGNYFFRYRFSPNLESVLGLSVFKLSLKTGSKRDAQRRAKRLNKVLQALLDPAHPPVISGDDLRRILTNIIDQAEANTASGKPKESPDTSPKLSDLIAEYLETVISKKTRGTQDKYGYALQEFIEAVGNKPISMVGHKDARLYAEALGKVPPNYRKHFIGKTIREVAALSHKRVTSPRTINDKVGVLGRFFTWCINQGHIETNYAQGKKVQGGKPGFSTHEPYTLNDLRGMFSHSLYVDDRHWKAFKFWLPLLGLFTGARLSELCQAYCKDIVQIDGIWCLHIRPSQKDENTHLKTRNANRIVPLHPVLVSDLGFVEFVNRVRRTRAKRIFPDCKPYRGKYGKDASAWFNDRFKPKIKITLPRHGFKKDFHSFRVTFINTAKQAGADIRMIEETAGHSDSTGQRQQSMSGDYYASPYNVRTRYEGVILKISYDIDFAPLASSHWSLNKR; encoded by the coding sequence ATGTCCCATCTCATCCAGCACGGCGGGAACTACTTTTTCCGCTACCGCTTCTCCCCCAATCTGGAATCAGTCCTCGGCTTGTCCGTCTTCAAATTGAGTTTGAAAACAGGCAGCAAACGGGATGCCCAACGAAGGGCAAAAAGGCTCAACAAAGTCCTCCAAGCCCTGCTTGATCCTGCTCACCCTCCAGTCATTTCTGGGGATGATCTGAGGCGAATCCTCACGAACATCATCGATCAAGCCGAGGCAAACACTGCTTCTGGCAAACCGAAAGAGTCCCCAGACACATCGCCAAAGCTATCCGACTTGATCGCCGAGTACTTGGAGACGGTGATTTCCAAGAAGACCAGAGGCACTCAAGATAAATACGGATACGCGCTTCAAGAATTCATTGAAGCGGTCGGCAACAAGCCGATCAGCATGGTTGGACACAAGGACGCACGACTCTACGCCGAGGCGCTGGGCAAGGTACCGCCAAACTACAGAAAGCACTTCATTGGCAAGACAATCCGGGAAGTTGCTGCGCTCTCCCACAAGAGGGTTACCTCACCCCGAACCATCAACGACAAAGTAGGTGTCCTAGGCCGGTTCTTCACTTGGTGCATCAACCAAGGCCACATCGAAACGAATTACGCACAGGGCAAGAAAGTTCAGGGCGGCAAACCGGGATTCTCGACGCATGAGCCGTACACGCTGAACGATCTCCGGGGAATGTTCTCACACTCTCTTTATGTCGATGACAGGCATTGGAAAGCTTTCAAGTTCTGGTTGCCACTACTCGGCCTTTTCACGGGCGCAAGGCTCTCTGAACTCTGCCAAGCATACTGCAAGGACATCGTCCAGATCGACGGCATCTGGTGCCTTCATATCCGACCAAGCCAAAAGGACGAAAATACCCACCTGAAAACACGCAACGCAAACAGAATCGTGCCTCTTCACCCTGTTCTAGTCTCCGATCTCGGCTTTGTTGAGTTCGTGAACCGAGTACGGAGGACAAGGGCTAAACGGATATTTCCAGACTGCAAACCGTATCGGGGAAAATACGGCAAAGACGCCTCCGCATGGTTCAATGACCGATTCAAGCCAAAGATCAAAATCACTCTTCCGCGCCACGGCTTCAAGAAGGATTTCCATTCGTTTCGGGTGACCTTCATCAACACAGCCAAACAAGCCGGGGCTGATATCAGGATGATTGAGGAAACGGCTGGTCATTCTGACTCCACAGGCCAGCGACAACAAAGCATGAGCGGCGACTACTACGCTTCTCCGTACAATGTACGAACGAGATATGAAGGCGTGATCCTGAAAATCTCGTATGACATCGACTTCGCTCCTCTGGCGAGTAGCCATTGGAGTTTAAACAAACGGTGA
- a CDS encoding phage antirepressor N-terminal domain-containing protein — translation MVFAAPILVAVLEGEENYVSVKHIYDAMGINWPSQYTKIIKDESLSPRGCVITIPYDGGDQNAYMIPLDMMSGWLMGIQVKRFRPTI, via the coding sequence ATGGTTTTCGCTGCTCCGATTCTGGTGGCCGTGCTGGAAGGCGAGGAGAACTACGTCTCCGTCAAGCACATCTACGATGCGATGGGTATCAATTGGCCCAGCCAGTACACCAAGATAATAAAGGATGAAAGCCTGTCTCCGAGGGGTTGTGTTATCACAATCCCTTACGATGGCGGAGACCAGAACGCCTACATGATCCCGCTCGACATGATGTCGGGTTGGCTCATGGGCATACAGGTTAAGAGATTCAGACCAACAATCTGA